A genome region from Methanobrevibacter sp. includes the following:
- a CDS encoding V-type ATP synthase subunit I yields the protein MFKTARMRKIRIVTLDKYVAPTVDALHESGLIQVSDISESIQQDPELAELVIPSKATPYTGKLSSLLMKTNGISELLGNSLSEGHGLKDTLMSFISPDLPVPKEVGKLDTPAFIEKAEDILAQVESKTSVIEGKLAALDTETSELMSNKSLAKRLSNFDMDLALLKDSKYTSTTVGRINAESTSEIKNKLSNLTDEFDVFTVPMDDDDGVIIVIVTLKEFSDDVYSTLRKFDFEKIEIGDVEGTPQQIISKADSRLLTIESERTAVKSELKAVAEQWDDEILALKEQLENEKEKNEILSSFVQTKDAYVLEAWVPVKDSDKVEQLVEKSSDGHCAFETIEIEGTDDENVPILQQNGWYSKPFEFLVDMYSPLRYNEIDPTLFVAISFPFFFGFCLTDAFYGLFVSLIGVVLVRGIGKIKESMRSFGWILIWSGLWAVILGLLTNGFIGDFPERIAGFRLPTVFAPVEAFVHPDTILLIAIAVGIVYTNLGFIVGAIDNIRYGNVKEAIGSQICWFVFEAGIIFIALGFLVPAIGMIGMILGGILILVTIGMLVWANGAYGVMDIFGYMGDILSYARLLALCLATGGIAMTVNILAEMLNNMVPYAGVVLAILIFIFGHIANFAFQVLGAFINSLRLNYVEFFSQFFMSGKAKFEAFKANRTFTKIKN from the coding sequence ATGTTCAAGACAGCTAGAATGCGTAAAATTAGAATTGTTACACTGGATAAGTATGTAGCTCCTACAGTGGACGCTCTCCACGAGTCTGGGCTTATACAGGTCAGTGATATTTCTGAAAGCATTCAGCAAGATCCTGAATTGGCGGAATTAGTAATTCCTTCAAAAGCTACTCCTTACACTGGCAAATTATCTTCACTTCTTATGAAAACAAACGGTATATCTGAATTATTAGGAAATTCTTTATCAGAAGGCCATGGGTTAAAAGACACTTTAATGTCTTTTATTAGTCCAGATTTACCTGTTCCAAAAGAAGTTGGAAAATTAGATACTCCTGCTTTTATTGAAAAAGCTGAAGATATTTTAGCACAGGTTGAAAGTAAAACTAGCGTTATTGAAGGCAAATTAGCCGCACTCGACACTGAAACAAGTGAACTAATGTCTAATAAAAGTTTGGCTAAACGTTTATCTAATTTTGACATGGATTTAGCTCTTTTAAAAGATTCAAAGTACACTTCTACTACTGTTGGAAGGATTAATGCTGAATCTACTTCAGAAATCAAAAATAAATTAAGTAACTTGACTGATGAATTTGATGTATTTACTGTTCCTATGGATGATGATGACGGCGTTATTATCGTTATAGTGACCTTAAAAGAATTTAGTGATGATGTTTATTCAACACTTCGTAAGTTTGACTTTGAGAAAATTGAAATAGGTGATGTTGAAGGTACTCCGCAGCAGATTATTTCAAAAGCCGACTCAAGATTATTAACTATTGAATCAGAACGTACTGCTGTTAAATCAGAATTAAAAGCAGTAGCTGAGCAATGGGATGATGAAATCTTAGCTCTCAAAGAACAATTAGAAAATGAAAAAGAAAAAAATGAAATTCTTTCTTCTTTTGTTCAAACTAAGGATGCTTATGTTCTTGAAGCATGGGTGCCTGTAAAAGACTCTGATAAAGTTGAACAATTAGTTGAAAAAAGTTCTGATGGACATTGTGCCTTTGAAACTATTGAAATTGAAGGTACTGATGATGAAAATGTTCCTATTTTACAACAAAATGGATGGTATTCAAAACCTTTCGAATTCCTTGTAGATATGTACTCACCTCTACGTTACAACGAAATTGATCCAACATTATTTGTTGCAATCTCATTCCCATTCTTCTTCGGTTTCTGTTTAACCGATGCATTTTATGGATTGTTCGTATCTTTAATTGGTGTAGTATTAGTAAGGGGAATAGGTAAAATCAAAGAATCCATGCGCTCATTTGGTTGGATTTTAATCTGGTCAGGTCTGTGGGCTGTTATTTTGGGTTTGCTGACTAATGGTTTTATCGGGGACTTCCCGGAAAGGATTGCAGGATTCCGTTTGCCGACCGTATTTGCTCCAGTTGAAGCATTTGTACATCCGGATACTATTTTATTAATAGCTATCGCTGTTGGTATTGTATACACTAACCTTGGTTTTATTGTTGGTGCTATTGACAACATAAGGTACGGTAATGTAAAAGAAGCTATCGGATCTCAAATCTGTTGGTTTGTTTTCGAAGCAGGTATTATCTTCATCGCTTTAGGTTTCCTTGTGCCTGCTATAGGCATGATTGGAATGATTTTAGGCGGAATTTTAATTCTTGTAACTATTGGAATGTTAGTTTGGGCTAACGGTGCATATGGTGTAATGGATATTTTCGGTTACATGGGAGATATTTTATCCTATGCTCGTCTTTTAGCATTATGTTTAGCTACTGGTGGTATTGCTATGACTGTAAACATCTTAGCTGAAATGTTAAATAATATGGTTCCATATGCAGGTGTTGTTCTTGCAATACTTATATTCATATTCGGTCATATCGCAAACTTCGCTTTCCAAGTATTAGGTGCATTTATTAACTCTTTACGTCTTAACTATGTTGAATTTTTCTCACAATTCTTCATGAGTGGTAAAGCTAAGTTCGAAGCTTTCAAAGCAAATAGAACATTTACAAAAATTAAAAATTAG
- a CDS encoding V-type ATP synthase subunit K (produces ATP from ADP in the presence of a proton gradient across the membrane; the K subunit is a nonenzymatic component which binds the dimeric form by interacting with the G and E subunits), protein MVEIALGTALAAIGAGVAIGFAGLGSGLGQGMAAAGSVGAVAEDNDMFARGIIFSALPETQAIYGFLVAILLLVFSGLLGGGQGLPTEAGIVAIGVGASIGFAGLGSGMGQGIAAASSVGAIVEDNDMFARGIIFSALPETQAIYGFLIAILLMVFGGILG, encoded by the coding sequence ATGGTAGAAATTGCTTTAGGTACTGCTTTAGCAGCTATTGGTGCTGGAGTAGCAATTGGATTTGCCGGTTTAGGTTCCGGTTTAGGGCAAGGTATGGCAGCTGCTGGTTCTGTAGGTGCTGTTGCAGAAGACAATGACATGTTTGCAAGAGGTATTATTTTCTCCGCATTACCAGAAACTCAGGCTATTTACGGGTTCTTGGTTGCGATCTTATTATTAGTATTCTCAGGATTATTAGGTGGCGGACAAGGATTACCTACTGAAGCAGGTATTGTAGCTATCGGTGTAGGTGCATCCATTGGTTTTGCTGGTTTAGGTTCCGGTATGGGACAAGGTATTGCTGCAGCATCATCTGTTGGAGCTATCGTAGAAGACAATGATATGTTTGCTCGTGGTATTATTTTCTCTGCATTACCAGAGACACAAGCTATTTACGGTTTCTTGATTGCTATTTTACTTATGGTATTCGGTGGAATCTTAGGTTAA
- a CDS encoding V-type proton ATPase subunit E, with translation MSSGTDKIVSSIMSEAQEKADVIIQDVNAEVSAIKAKAEKTAEVEKTKILENGKKQSDMRYQQIISEAKMNARRAELSAKEEVIEMAFNQATGELKEKASSRSVDYEDSLIKMIKEAADEIGSDDLIIQLNEADTNQFKKEISSDNTFEVEGIKFQLGEPIDVIGGAILKTSNGDIEVNNTIEARLERFKSILRSEVANVLFK, from the coding sequence ATGAGCTCAGGCACAGATAAAATTGTTTCAAGCATTATGTCTGAAGCCCAAGAGAAAGCTGATGTAATCATTCAAGATGTTAATGCAGAAGTTTCAGCAATTAAAGCAAAAGCTGAAAAAACTGCTGAAGTTGAAAAAACAAAAATCTTAGAAAATGGTAAAAAACAATCTGATATGAGATATCAGCAAATTATCTCTGAAGCTAAGATGAATGCTCGTAGAGCAGAATTAAGCGCTAAAGAAGAAGTTATTGAAATGGCTTTTAATCAAGCTACTGGTGAATTAAAAGAAAAAGCTTCTTCAAGAAGTGTAGATTATGAAGATTCATTAATTAAAATGATTAAAGAAGCAGCTGATGAAATCGGCAGTGATGATTTAATTATTCAGTTAAATGAAGCTGATACAAATCAATTTAAAAAAGAAATATCTTCAGACAATACTTTTGAAGTTGAAGGAATCAAATTCCAGTTAGGTGAACCTATCGATGTTATTGGTGGAGCTATCTTAAAAACAAGTAATGGAGATATTGAAGTTAATAACACTATTGAAGCAAGATTAGAAAGATTTAAAAGTATCTTACGTAGTGAAGTTGCTAACGTTTTATTTAAATAA
- a CDS encoding V-type ATP synthase subunit C, translated as MADEIATLISSVGLTQETFLVFCVIALLVVGAVVVIITSRPILDIYPYLNPSARVRARKGRLFDDKQISEIVEANNVEEIENYLKGVPDYADVLDEYPLDKALDVERANTYDFVARLAPKEIKAPFVAMSKKTDINNIKSLLTAKEVGLTSEETMELLIPCGSLYDELESLVDVDNVTDIVTSLDNTEYAQVLEDALPQYEDTNMILPLESALDKYYLGKLLRSTSVPSDENKQILYSYVGTQVDVANLKLIIRAKEDGLDYDAISPYILEEGYQLREWKLKDLMESPDVTNVISGLEGTKYSDALTDVMPVYTETGSVAVFEKALDVYTSKYSKSLASKKPLGIGPIIGYLSQKESEIKNLKIIARAKREVDFPNSKIMEMLI; from the coding sequence ATGGCAGATGAAATTGCTACCTTAATAAGTTCTGTAGGGCTTACACAAGAAACTTTCTTAGTATTTTGTGTTATTGCATTACTTGTTGTTGGTGCAGTAGTTGTAATCATTACATCTAGACCAATTTTGGACATTTATCCTTATCTTAATCCAAGTGCAAGAGTAAGAGCTAGAAAAGGAAGATTATTTGACGATAAACAAATTTCTGAAATTGTTGAAGCTAACAATGTTGAAGAAATTGAGAATTACCTCAAAGGTGTTCCTGATTATGCGGATGTTTTAGACGAATATCCTCTTGATAAAGCATTAGATGTTGAGCGTGCTAATACTTACGATTTTGTTGCAAGATTGGCTCCTAAAGAGATTAAAGCTCCTTTTGTTGCAATGTCTAAAAAGACTGATATTAACAACATTAAAAGTCTTTTAACTGCAAAGGAAGTTGGACTCACTTCAGAAGAAACCATGGAATTATTGATTCCATGCGGTTCATTATATGATGAGTTAGAATCTTTAGTTGATGTTGATAATGTAACTGATATTGTCACAAGTTTAGACAACACTGAATATGCACAAGTTTTAGAAGATGCTCTTCCACAGTATGAAGATACTAATATGATTCTCCCATTAGAATCTGCTTTAGATAAATATTATTTAGGCAAATTATTACGTTCTACTAGCGTTCCTTCAGATGAAAATAAACAAATTTTATATTCATATGTGGGAACTCAAGTTGATGTAGCTAATCTTAAACTAATTATAAGGGCTAAAGAAGATGGCCTTGATTATGATGCAATCTCTCCTTATATATTAGAAGAAGGATACCAATTACGTGAATGGAAACTTAAAGATTTAATGGAATCTCCTGATGTTACAAATGTAATTTCCGGATTAGAAGGAACCAAATACTCCGATGCATTAACTGATGTAATGCCTGTTTATACTGAAACAGGTTCAGTTGCAGTATTTGAAAAAGCATTGGACGTTTACACTTCTAAATATTCAAAATCTTTAGCATCTAAAAAACCATTAGGTATTGGTCCAATTATTGGTTATTTAAGTCAAAAAGAAAGTGAAATTAAAAATTTAAAAATTATTGCAAGAGCAAAAAGAGAAGTGGACTTCCCTAATTCTAAAATCATGGAGATGTTAATATGA
- a CDS encoding V-type ATP synthase subunit F, which yields MSSVAIIGDVDTVSGFRLGGVKQAEVVTTSDEAIAAFDKFLEDEISIIIITQLMANEIREHINRKIGSSVLPMIIEIPDKDGSSQGSSDQINDLIKRVIGVEMVK from the coding sequence ATGAGTTCAGTAGCAATTATTGGTGATGTTGACACTGTTTCAGGATTTAGACTTGGTGGTGTCAAACAAGCAGAAGTAGTTACAACTTCTGATGAAGCTATTGCAGCTTTTGATAAATTTTTAGAAGACGAAATTTCAATTATTATCATTACTCAATTAATGGCGAATGAAATAAGAGAACATATTAATAGAAAAATTGGTTCAAGTGTTTTACCAATGATAATTGAAATACCTGATAAAGATGGGTCCTCACAAGGATCATCTGATCAAATAAATGACCTTATTAAAAGAGTTATCGGGGTAGAGATGGTTAAATGA